One Etheostoma spectabile isolate EspeVRDwgs_2016 chromosome 12, UIUC_Espe_1.0, whole genome shotgun sequence genomic window carries:
- the sharpin gene encoding ranBP-type and C3HC4-type zinc finger-containing protein 1 isoform X2, with amino-acid sequence MALSSGGWAPPAPVPASSQQAACGGPALTACCTTVLMSVRVSVCHSGIRPLCLPGAGSEALRLQLSMDPSRAGEFRLALRDTSGNRSVFIAEFDLRSVQYEVKSPRCHEMRLAAPPHDCIRFNFRCDREAEEWATVVMSSLREAHRVANVNTCESDGRHEDTVAAMEQWSAASLPLTEELCLELARAIEAGDTHAASQHASALARQKAVLTIQLSEKNYAEGEISLSVVVEDVSSSCCVTVKVFPYMTVAALKQQVFLEYGFHPRVQRWVIGQCLCTEPRSLASYGVQKNGDTAYLYLISARQARITRQLFQQDLESALLAPPLPPGNGPTSQDWRGYSTLPSRLPHSSQGSTGGGGGRPADIKDVLEIENLQLNDHTSKASKTQTEWACPSCTFINKPSRPGCEICATARPDAHIQQMQMYRYLKGGRRPPKQVCFIPTAVSCFVG; translated from the exons ATGGCACTGAGCTCGGGCGGCTGGGCTCCTCCAGCCCCGGTCCCTGCCTCGTCCCAGCAGGCTGCATGCGGCGGGCCTGCGCTGACGGCTTGCTGCACTACTGTTTTAATGTCAGTCCGGGTTTCGGTGTGCCATTCAGGGATCCGGCCCCTGTGCCTCCCTGGAGCTGGCAGCGAGGCTCTGCGCCTCCAGCTCAGCATGGACCCGAGCCGGGCCGGAGAGTTCCGACTGGCGCTGCGAGACACAAGCGGAAACCGCAGTGTG tttatTGCAGAGTTTGACCTGCGCTCGGTGCAGTACGAGGTGAAGTCCCCTCGCTGCCATGAGATGCGTCTCGCCGCTCCGCCTCACGACTGCATCCGCTTCAACTTCCGCTGCGACCGCGAGGCCGAGGAGTGGGCCACCGTGGTGATGTCATCGCTCAGAGAGGCGCATCGAG TTGCAAACGTTAACACATGTGAATCAGATGGCAGACACGAGGACACGGTAGCAGCGATGGAGCAGTGGAGCGCCGCATCGCTGCCGCTCACTG aggAGCTGTGCTTGGAACTCGCCAGGGCGATTGAAGCAGGCGATACCCATGCGGCTTCACAGCACGCGTCCGCTCTGGCTCGGCAAAAAGCAGTGCTGACGATTCAGCTGTCTGAGAAGAACTACGCAGAGGGAGAGATCAG tttatCTGTGGTAGTGGAGGATGTCTCGTCATCCTGTTGTGTCACAGTGAAAGTCTTTCCTTACATGACCGTGGCTGCACTCAAGCAACAG GTGTTTCTCGAGTATGGTTTCCATCCTCGCGTGCAGCGCTGGGTGATTGGCCAGTGCTTGTGCACCGAGCCGAGGTCGCTGGCCTCCTACGGGGTGCAGAAGAACGGTGATACGGCGTACCTCTACCTGATCTCCGCCCGACAAGCCCGCATCACCCGTCAGCTGTTCCAGCAGGACCTGGAGAGCGCCCTCCTTGCGCCACCGCTCCCACCGGGCAACGGCCCAACCTCCCAAGACTGGAGGGGTTACAGCACCCTGCCCTCAAGGCTGCCCCACAGCAGCCAGG GGAGCACAGGTGGAGGAGGCGGTAGACCAGCTGATATCAAAGATGTTCTGGAGATCGAGAATCTGCAGCTGAACGATCATACCAGCAAAGCCAGTAAAACACAG ACAGAGTGGGCTTGTCCCTCATGCACTTTCATCAACAAGCCTTCCCGTCCAGGCTGTGAAATCTGCGCTACAGCCCGACCTGACGCACACATCCAGCAG ATGCAGATGTACAGATATCTTAAAGGAGGCAGACGACCACCCAAACAGGTATGTTTCATTCCAacagctgtttcctgttttgtcgGTTAG
- the gpaa1 gene encoding LOW QUALITY PROTEIN: glycosylphosphatidylinositol anchor attachment 1 protein (The sequence of the model RefSeq protein was modified relative to this genomic sequence to represent the inferred CDS: inserted 1 base in 1 codon), translating into MGLLSDPNRRRALISLLTRLNAPICVVCYMAGVAWFMGLAFEPFTLRTYMSENAMGSTMVEERFPAGERALATGREFSAHKKKAGGMPVDWLVKTMQARGLEVFAQTFSRTLPFPDENKERYLVKGTNVYGILRAPRAPRTEALVLSAPCTPGDNNNQAVGLLLGLAQYFRNQVYWAKDIIFLVNEHDLIGMQAWLEGYHHTNTTGMHWSPLQGRGGSIQAALSLELSSDVITSLDLVLEGLNGQLPNLDLANLFYAFCQKIGVLCTIQGKLQRNDWDSVSGYSHSVQTMMLMVMKQASGRPWGDHGLFLRYHIEAATIKGINSFRQYKTDTTTIGRLLEGMYRKLNNLLERLHQSYFFYLMPSLSHFVSIGYYMPAFGLLAVILLLRALDLWVQLATPPPRTEDGVADTEPISSPGVLSVLTPLVISHLTGVALYTLPIGFQEIAVEHFPVSETEAVVLTAIAIYTAGLALPHNTHRLLSGEGXEQGWKVLKLVAVLYLAVLLGCTALINFSLGFILALTLVPVAAFVTPHVPKILSAFVLVILSPACTLLFSVFFFQELQEMPVSFIDGWMLFLSVISQGILDHSLYGSLVYPLIALLVYPCWLLFWNILFWK; encoded by the exons ATGGGACTGCTGTCTGACCCAAACAGGAGACGGGCTTTGATCAGCCTGCTAACCCGCCTCAATGCCCCAATCTG TGTGGTCTGCTACATGGCGGGTGTGGCCTGGTTCATGGGGTTAGCATTTGAGCCTTTCACTCTGCGGACATACATGTCAGAGAATGCCATGGGGTCTACCATGGTGGAGGAGCGCTTCCCAGCAGGGGAGAGGGCGCTGGCCACGGGCAGAGAGTTTTCAGCTCATAAGAAGAAAGCAGG TGGGATGCCAGTGGACTGGCTGGTGAAGACCATGCAGGCTCGAGGGCTGGAGGTGTTTGCCCAGACGTTCTCTCGCACGCTGCCCTTCCCTgatgaaaacaaagagagatAT CTGGTAAAAGGCACAAATGTGTATGGGATCCTCCGGGCCCCGAGAGCTCCACGGACCGAAGCCCTGGTCCTGAGTGCCCCCTGCACCCCAGGCGATAACAACAACCAGGCAGTGGGGCTGCTACTTGGCTTGGCACAGTACTTCAGGA ATCAGGTGTACTGGGCCAAGGACATCATTTTCCTTGTGAATGAGCATGATCTGATTGGTATGCAGGCCTGGCTGGAGGGCTAccaccacaccaacaccacag GTATGCACTGGTCTCCACTTCAAGGTCGCGGTGGTTCGATACAGGCAGCTCTGTCCCTGGAGCTCAGCAGCGATGTCATCACCAGTTTGGACCTGGTACTGGAAGGCCTCAATGGCCAGCTCCCCAACCTGGATTTAGCCAACCTCTTCTATGCCTTCTGTCAGAAGATCGGAGTCCTTTGCACCATCCAGGGCAAG ctgcaGAGGAATGACTGGGACAGTGTGTCTGGCTACAGCCACTCAGTCCAGACCATGATGCTGATGGTGATGAAGCAGGCCAGTGGGCGGCCCTGGGGGGATCATGGCCTTTTCCTGCGATACCACATTGAAGCTGCCACCATCAAGGGCATCAACAGTTTCCGTCAGTACAAGACTGACACCACCACCATTGGCAG GCTTCTGGAAGGAATGTATCGTAAGCTGAATAACCTCCTAGAGCGCCTACACCAGTCATACTTCTTCTACCTCATGCCGTCCCTCTCTCACTTTGTCTCCATTGGTTACTACATGCCAGCCTTCGGCCTCCTCGCCGTCATCCTGCTGCTTCGT GCCTTAGACCTGTGGGTTCAACTTGCGACTCCACCACCAAGAACAGAAGATGGAGTCGCTGACACGGAGCCG ATATCCAGTCCAGGAGTGCTGTCAGTGCTGACTCCTCTGGTGATCAGCCATCTGACTGGAGTAGCTCTGTACACGCTGCCGATCGGTTTTCAGGAGATTGCTGTGGAACACTTCCCGGTGTCTGAGACCGAGGCTGTGGTCCTGACAGCTATTGCTATTTACACAGCAGGCCTGGCTTTGCCTCATAACACACACAG GCTCCTGTCAGGTGAGG ACGAGCAGGGCTGGAAAGTGCTGAAGCTGGTGGCTGTGCTGTACCTGGCTGTGCTGCTGGGTTGCACCGCCCTCATCAACTTCTCGCTGGGCTTCATCCTGGCTCTCACCCTGGTGCCCGTGGCTGCCTTTGTCACACCCCACGTACCAAA GATTCTATCAGCCTTTGTCCTGGTCATCCTCAGCCCAGCCTGCACGCTCCTCttttctgtcttcttcttccAAGAGCTGCAGGAAATGCCGGTCAGCTTCATCGACGGTTGGATGCTCTTCCTCTCGGTCATCTCGCAGGGCATCCTGGACCACTCCCTGTACGGCTCTCTGGTTTACCCGCTCATAGCCCTGCTGGTCTATCCTTGCTGGCTGCTTTTCTGGAACATCCTCTTCTGGAAATAA
- the sharpin gene encoding ranBP-type and C3HC4-type zinc finger-containing protein 1 isoform X3: MALSSGGWAPPAPVPASSQQAACGGPALTACCTTVLMSVRVSVCHSGIRPLCLPGAGSEALRLQLSMDPSRAGEFRLALRDTSGNRSVFIAEFDLRSVQYEVKSPRCHEMRLAAPPHDCIRFNFRCDREAEEWATVVMSSLREAHRVANVNTCESDGRHEDTVAAMEQWSAASLPLTEELCLELARAIEAGDTHAASQHASALARQKAVLTIQLSEKNYAEGEISLSVVVEDVSSSCCVTVKVFPYMTVAALKQQVFLEYGFHPRVQRWVIGQCLCTEPRSLASYGVQKNGDTAYLYLISARQARITRQLFQQDLESALLAPPLPPGNGPTSQDWRGYSTLPSRLPHSSQGSTGGGGGRPADIKDVLEIENLQLNDHTSKASKTQQTEWACPSCTFINKPSRPGCEICATARPDAHIQQEKGRREDRGEFGLSSS; the protein is encoded by the exons ATGGCACTGAGCTCGGGCGGCTGGGCTCCTCCAGCCCCGGTCCCTGCCTCGTCCCAGCAGGCTGCATGCGGCGGGCCTGCGCTGACGGCTTGCTGCACTACTGTTTTAATGTCAGTCCGGGTTTCGGTGTGCCATTCAGGGATCCGGCCCCTGTGCCTCCCTGGAGCTGGCAGCGAGGCTCTGCGCCTCCAGCTCAGCATGGACCCGAGCCGGGCCGGAGAGTTCCGACTGGCGCTGCGAGACACAAGCGGAAACCGCAGTGTG tttatTGCAGAGTTTGACCTGCGCTCGGTGCAGTACGAGGTGAAGTCCCCTCGCTGCCATGAGATGCGTCTCGCCGCTCCGCCTCACGACTGCATCCGCTTCAACTTCCGCTGCGACCGCGAGGCCGAGGAGTGGGCCACCGTGGTGATGTCATCGCTCAGAGAGGCGCATCGAG TTGCAAACGTTAACACATGTGAATCAGATGGCAGACACGAGGACACGGTAGCAGCGATGGAGCAGTGGAGCGCCGCATCGCTGCCGCTCACTG aggAGCTGTGCTTGGAACTCGCCAGGGCGATTGAAGCAGGCGATACCCATGCGGCTTCACAGCACGCGTCCGCTCTGGCTCGGCAAAAAGCAGTGCTGACGATTCAGCTGTCTGAGAAGAACTACGCAGAGGGAGAGATCAG tttatCTGTGGTAGTGGAGGATGTCTCGTCATCCTGTTGTGTCACAGTGAAAGTCTTTCCTTACATGACCGTGGCTGCACTCAAGCAACAG GTGTTTCTCGAGTATGGTTTCCATCCTCGCGTGCAGCGCTGGGTGATTGGCCAGTGCTTGTGCACCGAGCCGAGGTCGCTGGCCTCCTACGGGGTGCAGAAGAACGGTGATACGGCGTACCTCTACCTGATCTCCGCCCGACAAGCCCGCATCACCCGTCAGCTGTTCCAGCAGGACCTGGAGAGCGCCCTCCTTGCGCCACCGCTCCCACCGGGCAACGGCCCAACCTCCCAAGACTGGAGGGGTTACAGCACCCTGCCCTCAAGGCTGCCCCACAGCAGCCAGG GGAGCACAGGTGGAGGAGGCGGTAGACCAGCTGATATCAAAGATGTTCTGGAGATCGAGAATCTGCAGCTGAACGATCATACCAGCAAAGCCAGTAAAACACAG CAGACAGAGTGGGCTTGTCCCTCATGCACTTTCATCAACAAGCCTTCCCGTCCAGGCTGTGAAATCTGCGCTACAGCCCGACCTGACGCACACATCCAGCAG gagaaaggaaggagagaggatcGAGGAGAGTTTGGTTTAAGCAGCAGCTGA
- the sharpin gene encoding ranBP-type and C3HC4-type zinc finger-containing protein 1 isoform X4 — translation MALSSGGWAPPAPVPASSQQAACGGPALTACCTTVLMSVRVSVCHSGIRPLCLPGAGSEALRLQLSMDPSRAGEFRLALRDTSGNRSVFIAEFDLRSVQYEVKSPRCHEMRLAAPPHDCIRFNFRCDREAEEWATVVMSSLREAHRVANVNTCESDGRHEDTVAAMEQWSAASLPLTEELCLELARAIEAGDTHAASQHASALARQKAVLTIQLSEKNYAEGEISLSVVVEDVSSSCCVTVKVFPYMTVAALKQQVFLEYGFHPRVQRWVIGQCLCTEPRSLASYGVQKNGDTAYLYLISARQARITRQLFQQDLESALLAPPLPPGNGPTSQDWRGYSTLPSRLPHSSQGSTGGGGGRPADIKDVLEIENLQLNDHTSKASKTQTEWACPSCTFINKPSRPGCEICATARPDAHIQQEKGRREDRGEFGLSSS, via the exons ATGGCACTGAGCTCGGGCGGCTGGGCTCCTCCAGCCCCGGTCCCTGCCTCGTCCCAGCAGGCTGCATGCGGCGGGCCTGCGCTGACGGCTTGCTGCACTACTGTTTTAATGTCAGTCCGGGTTTCGGTGTGCCATTCAGGGATCCGGCCCCTGTGCCTCCCTGGAGCTGGCAGCGAGGCTCTGCGCCTCCAGCTCAGCATGGACCCGAGCCGGGCCGGAGAGTTCCGACTGGCGCTGCGAGACACAAGCGGAAACCGCAGTGTG tttatTGCAGAGTTTGACCTGCGCTCGGTGCAGTACGAGGTGAAGTCCCCTCGCTGCCATGAGATGCGTCTCGCCGCTCCGCCTCACGACTGCATCCGCTTCAACTTCCGCTGCGACCGCGAGGCCGAGGAGTGGGCCACCGTGGTGATGTCATCGCTCAGAGAGGCGCATCGAG TTGCAAACGTTAACACATGTGAATCAGATGGCAGACACGAGGACACGGTAGCAGCGATGGAGCAGTGGAGCGCCGCATCGCTGCCGCTCACTG aggAGCTGTGCTTGGAACTCGCCAGGGCGATTGAAGCAGGCGATACCCATGCGGCTTCACAGCACGCGTCCGCTCTGGCTCGGCAAAAAGCAGTGCTGACGATTCAGCTGTCTGAGAAGAACTACGCAGAGGGAGAGATCAG tttatCTGTGGTAGTGGAGGATGTCTCGTCATCCTGTTGTGTCACAGTGAAAGTCTTTCCTTACATGACCGTGGCTGCACTCAAGCAACAG GTGTTTCTCGAGTATGGTTTCCATCCTCGCGTGCAGCGCTGGGTGATTGGCCAGTGCTTGTGCACCGAGCCGAGGTCGCTGGCCTCCTACGGGGTGCAGAAGAACGGTGATACGGCGTACCTCTACCTGATCTCCGCCCGACAAGCCCGCATCACCCGTCAGCTGTTCCAGCAGGACCTGGAGAGCGCCCTCCTTGCGCCACCGCTCCCACCGGGCAACGGCCCAACCTCCCAAGACTGGAGGGGTTACAGCACCCTGCCCTCAAGGCTGCCCCACAGCAGCCAGG GGAGCACAGGTGGAGGAGGCGGTAGACCAGCTGATATCAAAGATGTTCTGGAGATCGAGAATCTGCAGCTGAACGATCATACCAGCAAAGCCAGTAAAACACAG ACAGAGTGGGCTTGTCCCTCATGCACTTTCATCAACAAGCCTTCCCGTCCAGGCTGTGAAATCTGCGCTACAGCCCGACCTGACGCACACATCCAGCAG gagaaaggaaggagagaggatcGAGGAGAGTTTGGTTTAAGCAGCAGCTGA
- the sharpin gene encoding ranBP-type and C3HC4-type zinc finger-containing protein 1 isoform X1, producing the protein MALSSGGWAPPAPVPASSQQAACGGPALTACCTTVLMSVRVSVCHSGIRPLCLPGAGSEALRLQLSMDPSRAGEFRLALRDTSGNRSVFIAEFDLRSVQYEVKSPRCHEMRLAAPPHDCIRFNFRCDREAEEWATVVMSSLREAHRVANVNTCESDGRHEDTVAAMEQWSAASLPLTEELCLELARAIEAGDTHAASQHASALARQKAVLTIQLSEKNYAEGEISLSVVVEDVSSSCCVTVKVFPYMTVAALKQQVFLEYGFHPRVQRWVIGQCLCTEPRSLASYGVQKNGDTAYLYLISARQARITRQLFQQDLESALLAPPLPPGNGPTSQDWRGYSTLPSRLPHSSQGSTGGGGGRPADIKDVLEIENLQLNDHTSKASKTQQTEWACPSCTFINKPSRPGCEICATARPDAHIQQMQMYRYLKGGRRPPKQVCFIPTAVSCFVG; encoded by the exons ATGGCACTGAGCTCGGGCGGCTGGGCTCCTCCAGCCCCGGTCCCTGCCTCGTCCCAGCAGGCTGCATGCGGCGGGCCTGCGCTGACGGCTTGCTGCACTACTGTTTTAATGTCAGTCCGGGTTTCGGTGTGCCATTCAGGGATCCGGCCCCTGTGCCTCCCTGGAGCTGGCAGCGAGGCTCTGCGCCTCCAGCTCAGCATGGACCCGAGCCGGGCCGGAGAGTTCCGACTGGCGCTGCGAGACACAAGCGGAAACCGCAGTGTG tttatTGCAGAGTTTGACCTGCGCTCGGTGCAGTACGAGGTGAAGTCCCCTCGCTGCCATGAGATGCGTCTCGCCGCTCCGCCTCACGACTGCATCCGCTTCAACTTCCGCTGCGACCGCGAGGCCGAGGAGTGGGCCACCGTGGTGATGTCATCGCTCAGAGAGGCGCATCGAG TTGCAAACGTTAACACATGTGAATCAGATGGCAGACACGAGGACACGGTAGCAGCGATGGAGCAGTGGAGCGCCGCATCGCTGCCGCTCACTG aggAGCTGTGCTTGGAACTCGCCAGGGCGATTGAAGCAGGCGATACCCATGCGGCTTCACAGCACGCGTCCGCTCTGGCTCGGCAAAAAGCAGTGCTGACGATTCAGCTGTCTGAGAAGAACTACGCAGAGGGAGAGATCAG tttatCTGTGGTAGTGGAGGATGTCTCGTCATCCTGTTGTGTCACAGTGAAAGTCTTTCCTTACATGACCGTGGCTGCACTCAAGCAACAG GTGTTTCTCGAGTATGGTTTCCATCCTCGCGTGCAGCGCTGGGTGATTGGCCAGTGCTTGTGCACCGAGCCGAGGTCGCTGGCCTCCTACGGGGTGCAGAAGAACGGTGATACGGCGTACCTCTACCTGATCTCCGCCCGACAAGCCCGCATCACCCGTCAGCTGTTCCAGCAGGACCTGGAGAGCGCCCTCCTTGCGCCACCGCTCCCACCGGGCAACGGCCCAACCTCCCAAGACTGGAGGGGTTACAGCACCCTGCCCTCAAGGCTGCCCCACAGCAGCCAGG GGAGCACAGGTGGAGGAGGCGGTAGACCAGCTGATATCAAAGATGTTCTGGAGATCGAGAATCTGCAGCTGAACGATCATACCAGCAAAGCCAGTAAAACACAG CAGACAGAGTGGGCTTGTCCCTCATGCACTTTCATCAACAAGCCTTCCCGTCCAGGCTGTGAAATCTGCGCTACAGCCCGACCTGACGCACACATCCAGCAG ATGCAGATGTACAGATATCTTAAAGGAGGCAGACGACCACCCAAACAGGTATGTTTCATTCCAacagctgtttcctgttttgtcgGTTAG
- the exosc4 gene encoding exosome complex component RRP41: protein MAGLELLSDQGYRLDGRKATELRKVQARMGVFAQADGSAYLEQGNTKALAVVYGPHEIRGARSRIRHDRAVINCQYSMATFSTAERKRRPHGDRKSTEMSLHLKQTFEAAVMTQLYPRSQIDIYVKILQSDGGNYSVCVNAATLAVIDAGIPMRDYVCACTVGFVDETPLADLCYAEESGGVSSLALALLPRGGQIALLQMDARLHQDHLETLIEAAMTACKGVSKVLDEVVRQHLQEVSVLSGE, encoded by the exons ATGGCGGGCCTGGAGCTGCTGTCTGACCAGGGATACCGTTTGGATGGAAGAAAAGCCACCGAGCTGCGGAAGGTTCAGGCCCGAATGGGTGTGTTCGCTCAGGCGGACGGCTCTGCGTATTTAGAGCAGGGAAACACGAAAGCTCTGGCTGTGGTTTACGGTCCGCATGAA ATCCGAGGTGCACGCAGCCGAATTCGTCATGATCGAGCTGTTATCAACTGTCAGTACAGCATGGCCACGTTCAGCACAgctgagaggaagaggaggccaCACGGAGACCGCAAGTCAACTGAGATGAGCCTCCACCTCAAGCAGACGTTTGAAGCTGCTGTGATGACCCAGCTCTACCCACGCTCTCAAATAGACATCTATGTCAAG ATTCTGCAGTCAGATGGAGGTAACTACAGCGTGTGCGTAAATGCTGCCACTCTGGCGGTGATTGACGCCGGCATCCCCATGCGAGACTACGTGTGTGCCTGCACGGTCGGGTTTGTGGATGAGACGCCCCTCGCTGACCTTTGCTATGCGGAGGAAAGTGGAGGAGTGAGCTCTCTGGCCTTAGCACTGCTGCCCCGGGGCGGACAGATCGCTCTGCTGCAGATGGACGCCAGGCTACATCAGGATCACTTAGAGACTCTGATCGAAGCCGCCATGACAGCTTGTAAAGGGGTGAGCAAGGTGCTGGATGAAGTGGTGCGACAACATCTCCAAGAAGTTTCTGTGCTCTCTGGAGAATGA